A part of Deinococcus multiflagellatus genomic DNA contains:
- a CDS encoding radical SAM/SPASM domain-containing protein produces MTATVLKRSRYTLQSRTESGVYLHNTFTGQGALYPARALDLLRRSQPDPSDPLTVRLRQDGHLVALDTDEFALAQRQQLSNFFRDDVLHLILFSTEQCNFRCTYCYEKFLHGQMRPEVREGVKNLVSRRAPGLKLLAVSWFGGEPLHAHGVVQELSAHFTALSAEHGFKYMAHATTNGYYLTPELAPQLIDNGLRDFQITLDGPQEVHDRTRQLQGGGGSFETIWANLQFLKASALDFSCTLRINFSPDNYAQTPEFITLLGDTFGHDPRFQLHTHPVGRWGGEQDDQLNVYDQDDGFDLAIPLYEHARTCGLSMRHANLNPFGSVCYAARGNSFAIRTSGQVVKCTVALDDERNHVGHLHADGTLQIDQARLRPWVQDNALTDATCQSCAIRPSCHGAACPLEKMDHGHQPCPDVKRNFKKFLPLMLEPLPDFSHLEVLL; encoded by the coding sequence ATGACCGCCACCGTCCTGAAACGCTCGCGCTACACGCTGCAGTCCCGGACAGAGAGCGGCGTGTACCTGCACAACACCTTCACCGGCCAGGGCGCGCTGTACCCGGCGCGCGCGCTGGACCTGCTGCGGCGTTCGCAGCCTGACCCCTCGGACCCCCTGACCGTCCGCCTGCGCCAGGACGGGCACCTCGTGGCCCTGGACACCGACGAGTTCGCCCTGGCCCAGCGCCAGCAGCTGAGCAACTTTTTCCGCGACGACGTGCTGCACCTGATTCTGTTCTCCACCGAGCAGTGCAATTTCCGCTGCACCTACTGCTACGAGAAGTTCCTGCACGGCCAGATGCGCCCCGAAGTGCGCGAGGGGGTCAAGAACCTCGTCAGCCGCCGCGCGCCGGGGCTGAAACTGCTGGCGGTGTCGTGGTTTGGCGGCGAACCGCTGCACGCCCACGGCGTGGTGCAGGAGCTGTCGGCGCACTTCACGGCCCTCAGCGCCGAGCACGGCTTCAAGTACATGGCGCACGCCACCACCAACGGCTATTACCTGACCCCCGAACTGGCGCCCCAGCTTATTGACAACGGCCTGCGCGACTTTCAGATCACGCTGGACGGCCCGCAGGAGGTCCATGACCGCACCCGGCAGCTTCAGGGCGGCGGCGGGTCCTTCGAGACCATCTGGGCCAACCTGCAGTTCCTCAAGGCCTCGGCGCTGGACTTCAGCTGCACCCTACGTATCAACTTCAGCCCCGACAACTACGCCCAGACGCCCGAATTTATTACCCTGCTGGGCGACACCTTCGGGCACGACCCGCGCTTTCAGCTGCACACGCACCCGGTGGGCCGCTGGGGCGGCGAACAGGACGACCAGCTGAATGTGTACGACCAGGACGACGGCTTTGACCTGGCCATTCCCCTGTACGAACACGCGCGCACCTGCGGCCTGAGCATGCGCCACGCCAACCTCAACCCGTTTGGCAGCGTGTGTTACGCGGCGCGCGGCAATTCGTTCGCCATTCGCACCTCCGGGCAGGTGGTCAAATGTACTGTGGCCCTGGACGACGAACGCAACCATGTGGGCCACCTGCATGCCGACGGCACGCTGCAGATTGACCAGGCCCGCCTGCGCCCCTGGGTGCAGGACAATGCCCTGACCGATGCCACCTGCCAGTCCTGCGCCATTCGCCCGTCGTGCCACGGCGCCGCGTGCCCACTGGAAAAGATGGACCACGGCCATCAGCCCTGCCCCGACGTCAAGCGCAATTTCAAGAAATTCCTGCCCCTCATGCTCGAACCCCTTCCCGACTTCTCCCACCTTGAGGTGCTGCTATGA
- a CDS encoding MsnO8 family LLM class oxidoreductase translates to MTVQLSLLDPVPLVSGQRPHDALHDALLLAQSAEACGYGRVWYAEHHLPGAAACPAPAVLISAVAASTTRLRVGAGGVALRHHAPWHVAETFATLDALYPGRIDLGVAGGVGADEATVARLGGDGTPLPERLAALDGALRALGAGVQGWVLGNSARSAAQAAGLGWHYGSGNVVGNPGALAQYRAGHSGARHARPWAALAVAVVCAETTAEALRLAASHRAYLAGQGLAPGGLPVPPPAEAPALPGPLTLYPSLVVGDPITVRSALTALARRYAADELVLLTITHSAAARRRSYQLVADAFAHQPLPRPAPAPQPGGYA, encoded by the coding sequence ATGACGGTGCAACTCAGTCTTCTTGACCCTGTGCCCCTGGTGTCCGGTCAGCGCCCACACGACGCCCTTCACGACGCCCTGCTTCTGGCCCAGAGCGCCGAGGCGTGCGGCTACGGGCGGGTCTGGTACGCCGAACACCACCTGCCGGGCGCCGCCGCCTGCCCGGCGCCCGCCGTGCTGATCTCGGCGGTGGCGGCCAGCACCACGCGCCTGCGGGTGGGGGCGGGGGGCGTGGCGCTGCGCCACCACGCGCCCTGGCACGTGGCCGAAACCTTTGCCACCCTGGACGCCCTGTACCCCGGCCGCATTGATCTGGGCGTGGCAGGCGGCGTGGGCGCCGACGAGGCCACAGTGGCCCGGCTGGGCGGGGACGGCACGCCGCTACCTGAACGGCTGGCCGCACTGGACGGCGCCCTGCGCGCCCTGGGTGCCGGCGTGCAGGGCTGGGTGCTGGGCAACAGCGCCCGCAGCGCCGCGCAGGCGGCCGGGCTGGGCTGGCACTACGGCAGCGGCAACGTGGTGGGCAACCCTGGGGCGCTGGCCCAGTACCGCGCCGGGCACAGCGGCGCGCGCCATGCCCGGCCGTGGGCCGCGCTGGCGGTGGCCGTGGTGTGCGCCGAGACCACCGCCGAGGCCCTGCGGCTGGCCGCCAGTCACCGCGCGTATCTGGCCGGACAGGGCCTCGCGCCCGGCGGCCTGCCGGTGCCGCCGCCCGCCGAGGCCCCGGCCCTGCCGGGCCCGCTGACGCTCTATCCCAGCCTGGTGGTGGGCGACCCCATTACGGTGCGCTCGGCGCTGACCGCGCTGGCCCGCCGCTACGCCGCCGACGAGCTGGTGCTGCTGACCATCACCCACAGCGCGGCGGCCCGGCGCCGCTCGTACCAGCTGGTGGCCGACGCCTTTGCCCACCAGCCGCTGCCCCGCCCCGCGCCGGCCCCGCAGCCCGGAGGTTACGCATGA